The following nucleotide sequence is from Pedobacter sp. PACM 27299.
CAGGTCCTGATCTTTTTACTCGTTAATTCCGGCGATAGCGCTATTTTTCCGTATTTCTACCAGCTGTTTACGCCAATTTATTATGCTGCTCCCGCCTGTTTCTATTTGTATGTAACCACTTTTATCAGTGGTCGCAGCCACCTTCGTAAATTTGAATGGCTATATTTTATTCCTGTTCTTCTAGCCATCATCCATGTGCTGCCTTTACCTGTTTCTTCGGTGATCAGATGGGAACTTATCGCTAATGAAATTGATCAGAATAAACAGCTTTTTGTGACGGAACGAAGCGGTTTATTTCCCGGCTGGTTTTATTACCTGGGGAGGCCATTCTTATTGCTAACCTATCTGACTGCAACTTGGATTGCCATATTAAGATCAAAAGTGCGGATTGAAAAAATGGATGCTGGTGCTAAAAAATGGATTTTCTTTTTCCTGAGGGTAGCTACTTTCTTCCAGTTGATCAGCTTTATTCCCTTACTGACATTGGATTTAGAAGCACCTTTATTTAAAGCCTCTTTTATTCTGATCAATTGTACGGTGCTTTTGATGATTATTATATTCATCCTGCACCAGCCCAAATTATTTTATGGATACCTTTTTGTGGCGGTAGATCTGGACCAGGAGAAAGATAGTACAATTGATAAAGTTAGTCTAAATGATCCCGAGCTGCCTAAGGCTATAGCTGTACCCAAAAAAACAACGCGCTTACCTGATCAGTTGATCGGTTATGTCGATTCGATGAAATTTTTTATGGAAAGTAAAAGACCCTACCTCCAGTCCGACTTCCAAATAGTTGATTTAGCCAACGAACTCAATATTCCAGTGCATCATTGTTCATTTGTAATTAATAGCTCTTTCGATAAAAATTTCCGCGACTGGATTAATGGCTATCGGATTGCTTTTTTTATCAGGCAATATCCACTTAAATCCCATAGGATGACGATCGAAGCAATAGCCTACGAATCGGGGTTTAAGAGTCTGACGACTTTTTATAATGCCTTTAAAAAAGAGACAGGCTTGATGCCTAAAGCCTTTTTTTTACAGCAGCTTGTATCGTAAAACCCCTTCTTTTTCTATAACTATTCAATGGTTGCAGGAAGATTAAGGTATTTTTAGGCCATTCATGATGATCTGAGCGTACATTTGTCAATAATAGAAAAATTCATTTTTCCTCTATTCCAAATTAATCAGCTCTATATGAAACGCACGTTACTCTTTTGCATCTCCCTATTGTTATTTTTTTGAAAGCAAAATCTCAGGGTATATAAATAATAAAATACATAGTGTCGCAATGCCAGTATAAGTTTCCTGTTGTCCCGTTTTTTTCAATGGTGATACCAGGCGAATCTAATTACTTCCGCAGGTTTTATAACAACAGCAAACGCTGACTCTCAGGTAGCAGGCAGCCCTTAGGCGATTAGGGCTGCTGCTGCTAATTATTCAAACCAAGTTTACGGTATTTAGCAGCTATCGCAGGTTGTTGAAGTCTTCAACTAATTGTTATCTTTGCATAGGTGATGAAGGATCAAAAGATATATTATAAATGGCAGATAATGAGATTTTTATTGGTCTTTTCTCTGCTGCTGTCTTTTTTCTGTACTTCCGGATATATCGGCTATTCTACGCTCCAACCTCAAAAACACCTTACAGAAGCTCGCTGGTCTAAACAGCAAAAATCGTTATCCCGCAGTGTTCATTACCAGGCCGGACTAAGCGTTGAAATTTCAAGTCATGTTAGTTTATTACGGAGCAGCTTTGAACATTCCGCAAGGTTGAACTATACAGGTTTACTAAAAACAAAACTGAATCAGTTAGCTGAAAAATTTAAACGATTTAAGTCTGGTACATTGTATCAGGAGCTTTTTATTGAATTCATCCATCATCAAAATACCCCTTCCATCCGATTCATTTCTTGCCTGTTTCGGGCATATTCCATGAATTAATCAAAGCTGCTTGGAGGCAATCATTGTCAGTCAGAAATTTTTGAATTTTAATCAATCACATGCGAAGTTTAAAGAAAGCTTTGAAGCTATTGTGCTGGGCTTTGCTGATTATTTTGGCTTCATTTGGCATTGGGATAAGTGGTGGTGTAGCCATACCTGCCAATAGAAGAAGAGCGGATGATCCCATTACCATCGAAATGGTAGATTTAGATCTTCAGCAATCAACAGTCAAAGCCGAGGAAGAAGAACAGAAATCCTGAATTTAGAAATAACCATCAGATAAGGGCCGACATGATTTGAAAGTGCCAGCTTCTTATCTGTTTTTAGCTTAATGCCATATTGTAAAGAATAAAGCGACTGCTGCTGCACCCATGATGAAAAAAGTGGTCCAAAGCAATGTCTTCGATAACCATCCGCTTTTGTATTCCCCCATAATTTCATCACTTGCCGCAATTTTAACAATCAGATATAATAGAGGTACAGCTGCTATACCATTAATTACCGCCGTATACACCAAGGCCTTTACCGGATCGATTCCTATGAAATTGATGAATAAACCAATGAATGTGGATATGATAATAACGCCATAAAAGCCATGTGCTTTTTTGAGTTTAAGATTAAGACTGGCACTCCAGTCGAACGCTTCGGCAACGGCATAAGCCGCCGATCCTGAGAGTACAGGGACTGCCAGCAAACCAAGTCCAATGATACCTACGGAGAAGATTAATTTGGCCAGGTAACCGGAATTAGGAAAGGAGTGTACTAAGGGTTCAAGTGCTTTGGCTGCATCTGCTGCATTTTTCACATCAGTAATCCCGCTGCCATGCAGTACAGTAGCACCTACTAATAGAATACACCAGGTGGTAAACTCTGAAATGATCATGCCTACATTATTATCTTTACGCATGGCATGGATATTTGGCCAGCCGATCCTTGGTTTCCCATCCCTGATCAGGCCCTTTTCCTTTTGTTCCTCCACCTCCTGTGAGGCCTGCCAGAAAAACATATAAGGGGTGATGGTGGTTCCAAACACGCCCGTGATGATAAACAGGAAATCAAATGAGAATTCAAAATGTGGAATCACAGTGGCTTTTAACACCGTTCCCCATGGCTGATCAATCATGAATGCCGTAATCGGGTAGGCGAGTAGGGCGAGTGCCAGCCATTTTAAGATCTTGGAATAAGCCCTGTAGCTGGTGAAAATTTCGAGCATCAGGATGGTGGTAGTAAAAAAGAAGGTCAATACCACAAAATGTACAGGAACTAAGAGCTGTGCCGCTGCAGCCATCGCTCCAATATCTGCACCAATATTAATGGTATTGGCCACTACCACCAGTCCAACTACTGCATAGAGCACATTGCGGCTGTAATGTTCTTTAATGACGGCAGCAATACCTTTTCCGGTCACCAATCCTATTCTTGCACAGGCCTCCTGAACAGCGGTCATGAAAGGGAGCATATACAATGCAGTCCACAGTTGCCCGTATCCAAATTGTGCCCCGGTTTGAGAATAGGTCGCAATACCTGATGGATCATCATCCGCAGCCCCTGTAGTAAGTCCTGGCCCTAAAAGGCTAAAGAATTTCTTGATTTTTCTGATTCGAAATTTTGCGCTGTGCTTTAAGGCCATAGGTAGGGAGCGATTAATCTGTTATAGCTAACTAAATATACTAGCTAATTTATTAATATCCGAGTTTTCTATGCAGTTGTTCTTCTATATTTCTGTGGATGATGTGCTCCTATGCAGTTCTGTTCTGGAACAGGACTGCCGCTTCCTTGAATAAGGTCTGTAAGAGTTTTTGGCCCTACAAGGCCCTATCAGCCCCCTACTAGTACCTAGCTAAAGCTTCACAGGTTGCGCGCACATGGGGAAGAGTAGTCATTACTGAAACTCATACTGCTAAACTGAATATTTTGATATTTTATCATTTTTCAATTATTGAGGGCAGCGATAAAGAAAAGGCTTGAAATTAATCACCTTCCAATGGAGGTAATCTCTCTTCCAAATATACGACAAAAAAGATCAGATCAGGGTCATAACTGAGGCAATCTACCTGTTTTTGTCCGATGTTTGTTGTTATTTTAGTCATTTTCAATTGCATCATTATTACTTTTTAAAGTATCTTTGCAGCACTTTATGAATATGATCTTTTTCTTCGAAACCCCATCTGCCAAGATTTACGTCTTGCAAGTAAACCGGAGCCTGACACCAGCTGATATTTCAAAATTAAGTTGGCTGTTTGGAGGCGCGAAAGTTAAAACCGAAACTTCCTTAAATGGTTTCTTTGTTGGCCCAAGGGCAGCAATGGTAACCCCATGGAGCACAAACGCGGTAGAGATTACCCAAAATATGGACCTTCATGGTATCGTTCGTATTGAGGAGTTCGAAACGGTCACTGCTGATGCTTCGGACTATGATCACATGTTGTTTCAAAAATATGAAGGACTAGGTCAGGATGTCTTTACGACTAATGTTCAGCCAGAAGCGATTCTGGAAATCTCTGATATTGCTGCTTATAACAAGCAGGAAGGATTGTCATTGAGCGACGAAGAAGTAAATTACTTAAACCAGCTAGCTGAAAACCTGGGTCGTAAGCTTACAGATTCAGAAGTATTCGGTTTCTCTCAGGTAAACTCTGAACACTGTCGCCATAAAATCTTCAACGGAAGATTCGTGATCGACGGAGAAGAAAAACCTTATTCTCTATTCAAAATGATTCGTCATACTTCAGAAGCACACCCTAACGGAATTGTTTCTGCGTATAAAGATAACGTTGCCTTCGTAAAAGGTCCGGTAGTACAGCAATTTGCTCCAAAAAGAGCAGATGTGCCTGATTATTACCAGGTAAAAGATTTCGAATCTGTAATTTCTATTAAAGCGGAAACACATAACTTCCCAACTACTGTGGAACCATTTAATGGTGCTGCAACTGGTGCTGGTGGAGAAATCAGAGATAGGTTAGCAGGCGGACAAGGGTCATTACCGCTTGCAGGTACTGCAGTTTACATGACTGCCTTATCAAGATTAGAAGAAAATCGTCCCTGGGAAGCTGGTGTTGACGAAAGAAAATGGTTATACCAAACACCAATGGATATTCTGATCAAAGCCTCTAACGGAGCTTCAGACTTTGGTAATAAATTCGGACAACCGCTAATTACTGGTTCTGTGCTTACTTTCGAGCATGAAGAAGAAGGCAGAAGATTAGGTTACGATAAAGTGATCATGCTTGCCGGTGGCGTTGGCTACGGTAAAGCAGATCAGGCTTTAAAACATAAACCAAGTACAGGTGATAAAATTGTCATCTTAGGTGGCGAGAACTACCGCATTGGTATGGGTGGTGCTGCGGTTTCTTCTGCAGATACTGGTGCACTAGGTTCCAGCATCGAGCTGAATGCAATTCAGCGTTCTAACCCTGAAATGCAGAAAAGAGCAGCCAATACCGTTCGTGGTATGGTGGAAAGCGATATTAACCCTATCGTTTCTATTCATGATCACGGAGCTGGTGGTCACTTAAACTGTCTTTCTGAACTAGTTGAAGAAACAGGTGGATTGATCGACCTGGATCAGCTTCCGGTTGGAGACCCTACGCTTTCTGCGAAAGAAATCATCGGAAACGAATCTCAGGAACGTATGGGATTGGTCATCGGCGCAGACAGCATCGATATTCTACATAAAATTGCTGATCGTGAGCGTAGCCCAATGTATACCGTTGGTGAAGTAACCGGCGATCACCGCTTTACTTTCGCCTCTAAAACTACTGGCTTAAAACCAATGGACTTAGAGCTGAAAGACATGTTTGGCAGCTCGCCAAAGGTGGTAATGGAAGATACGACAATCGACAGGAAATATGAGCCTGTTACTTATGATATCAATCAATTGGATACTTATTTGGAGCAGGTATTGCAACTGGAAGCAGTAGCATCGAAAGACTGGCTGACTAATAAAGTTGATCGTTGTGTAGGTGGTAAAGTGGCCAAACAACAATGTACAGGTCCATTACAATTGCCATTAAACAACTGTGGGGTAATGGCACTGGATTATCAGGGAAAAGATGGTATCGCGACTTCAATTGGTCATGCACCAATCTCTGCTTTGATTGATCCTGCTGCGGGTAGTCGTAACGCCATTGCTGAATCTCTTTCCAACATCGTTTGGGCACCATTAAAAGATGGATTGGATAGCGTTTCGCTTTCTGCCAACTGGATGTGGGCTTGTAAAAATGAAGGTGAAGATGCCCGTCTATATGAAGCGGTGAGAGCATGTTCTGAATTTGCCATCGAATTAGGCATCAACATTCCTACAGGTAAGGATTCCTTATCAATGAAACAGAAATATCCAGACGGAGAAGTAATTGCTCCAGGTACGGTGATCATTTCTGCCGGTGGTCATTGCGATGACATTACCGCAGTAGTAGAACCTGTTCTTCAGAAAAATGGCGGTTCAATCTATTATATCAACCTTTCAAATGATACTTATAAGTTAGGTGGATCTTCTTTCGCGCAGATCATGAACAAAATTGGTCATGAAACTCCGGATGTAACAGATGCTGCTCAATTTAAAAATTCATTCAATACGCTTCAGGAATTGATCAAAACTGGTAAAATCCAGGCTGGTCATGACATCGGCAGCGGAGGTTTAATCACCACCCTATTAGAACTTTGCTTTGCAGACAGAGACCTTGGCGCAGCCATCGATCTTTCTGAATTGAGCAATGAGGACCTGATTAAGGTATTGTTCGCAGAAAATATTGGTATCGTATTCCAGGCTGATCCATCTGTAGAAGGATTACTTGCAGAAGCAGGTGTAGCTTACCATAAAATTGGTATCGTGAAATCTGAGCCGGTATTAACGGTTAAAAACGCGACAAGCAGCCATAGCTTCGATATCGATCACCTTCGTGATGTATGGTTCAAAACTTCTTACCTGTTAGATCAGAAACAAGCAGGTGCGGTTAAAGCAAAAGAACGTTTTGATAACTACAAAAACCACGTACTAAATTATACCTTTCCATTACAGTTTGATGGTAAAAAAGCTTCTTTTGACGCGAGCAAACCAAGGCCAAAAGCAGCGGTATTGAGAGAAAAAGGAAGTAACTCTGAGCGTGAACTGGCAAATGCCATGTACCTTGCAGGTTTCGACGTGAAAGATGTACACATGACAGATTTAATCTCTGGCCGTGAGACTTTAGAAGACATCCAGTTTATCGGTGCTGTTGGAGGTTTCTCTAACTCAGACGTATTGGGTTCTGCAAAAGGCTGGGCTGGTGCTTTCTTATACAATGAAAAAGCAAGAGTAGCTTTAGAAAACTTCTTTAAACGTGAGGATACACTTTCAGTAGGTATCTGTAACGGTTGTCAGCTGTTTGTGGAATTAGGATTGATCAATAAAGATCATGAAGAAAAACCTAAGATGCTGCACAATGATAGTCAGAAGCATGAAAGTATCTTTACTTCATTAACCATTCAAGAAAACAACTCTGTCATGTTATCCAGCCTTGCCGGAAGCACATTAGGGGTATGGGTTTCACATGGTGAAGGTAAATTCCAATTGCCGTACGCAGAAGATCAGTATGGTATCGTAGCGAAATATGCTTACGAAAGCTATCCTGCCAATCCAAATGGTTCTGATTACAACACCGCAATGATGTGTGATAAATCAGGAAGACACCTGGTGATGATGCCGCATATTGAACGTTCATTGTTCCAATGGCATTGGGCTAACTATCCGAAAGGACGCAAAGACGAAGTAACTCCATGGATGGAAGCTTTTGTAAACGCCAGACAATGGCTGGAAAGCAAATCTAAATAAGCGATTTTTTTTAAACGCCTCCCGATTCAAATTGGGAGGCGTTTTTTCGTTTATAAGGAACCAGATTCCTACTTTAGCAATGCTTAATAAAAACATTGTTATGAAAAATGTCCTGCTGGCCAGTACCTCTACCTTATATGGAGCGGAATATCTTGCTTATCTATTGCCGGAATTGTCTGCCTTTTTTGCCGGTGTTTCCGAGATCATATTTATTCCTTTTGCCCGCCCGGGAGGCATCAGCCATGATGACTATACCGAAAAGGTAAGGCAAACTTTTGCTGCTATAGGGATTAGCGTTCGCGGATTACATACTTTTCCTGAGCCGGAAACCGCAATCGCGGAAGCAGAAGGCTTTTTCACAGGGGGTGGAAATACCTTTTTACTCGTGCAGCAGCTACACAATTTAAACCTGATGGAAGTATTGAAACAAAAGGTAGAAAGCGGAGTTCCTTACTTAGGAACGAGTGCAGGGAGTAATATCGGAGGTGTCAATATGAAAAATACCAATGATATGCCCATTGTCTATCCCTCGGATTTTACAACAATGGGCCTGATTCCATTTAATATCAATGCCCATTACCTGGATCCGGATCCAACAAGTACACACAATGGCGAAACCAGGGAAACGAGAATCAAAGAATTTCATGTGTTCAATGATACGCCTGTAGTTGGACTTCGTGAAGGAAGCTGGATTCGTGTAAAAGGGGAGGCCATCACCACAGAAGGCAGCAAAAATTCCAGGATTTTTCTCACCGGGACAGTGCCTTATGAATTGGCACCCGGATCACCATTAAAATTCAGCTAAAACGGTTATGGAAAAAGCAACTTTTTATCCGCTCGGTGATTCCGCTATTGTGATTCAGTTTTCCGAGCTGATCAGCCCGGAAATTCATCAGAAGGTGAGGGCAGTTGCAGCTTATCTGGATGAATATGCTTTTGATGGATTCGTAGAATATACGCCGGCATTTACTTCGGTAACGGTCTATTATCAGCCCTGGGTAATCGATTATTCAGCGGTAAAGCCGCTGCTGGAAGAGATGCTGGACGATTTAATGGAAGAAGTAGAGATTCTTGAATCGGCAGCAATTGAAATACCAGTAGTATACGGAGGAGATCGGGGTCCGGATCTTGATTTTGTAGCCCGACAGCACCAATTGAGCACTTCAGAGGTCATCTCTATACATTCTGAAGCAGAATATGTGGTCTATATGATTGGCTTTGCACCCGGTTTTCCTTACCTTGGTGGGATGAGCGAAAAGATCTCAGCTCCTAGAAAGGAAAAACCTAGAGCAGTCATTCCTGCCGGTTCTGTGGGGATTGCAGGTCTGCAAACCGGAATTTATCCTATAGAAACCCCGGGTGGCTGGCAGATTATCGGACAAACTCCGCTGCAATTATTTGAGGTAAACAGAGCGGTTCCAGCTTTGTTAAAGGCCGGCGACCGACTCCGGTTTGTAGCTATTTCTGAAACTGAGTTTAAGAAAATAAAAAGGAATTAGATGGGAATTAAGGTCATAAAAGCAGGAATGCTAACTACTATACAGGATCTTGGTAGAATTGGATACCGTAAAGATGGAGTCATTGAAAGCGGGGCGATGGACAAAGATGCACTCCTAATGGGTAATTTATTACTTGGAAATGAGGAAACCGATGCTGGACTGGAGTGTACATTATCAGGACCATCACTTCTTTTCGAAAATGAGGCGTTGATTGCGATTACAGGTGCTGATTTATCGGCAGAAATTGATGGTGCTTCAATAGATAGGTACCGTCCAATATTGGTGCCTAAAGGTGCTGTGCTTTCTTTTGGCGAAGCTTTAGCCGGCTGTCGTGCTTATTTAACCGTTCAGGGAGGTTTTGATATTCCTCAGGTTTTGGGCAGTTACTCCACCTATCTCCGTGCAGGTTTTGGTGGTTTCGAAGGACGTGCTTTAAAAAAAGGAGATCAGATTGCCTTTAACCAGGACATTCCTGTTTTACCAGAGCGATTGAACTGGAGCTTAAGCCGAAGCATGTATACGTCATTAATCCCACAGGTAATTCGTGTGATAAAAGGTCCGGAATTTGATTTGTTCCAGGAGAAAAGTATTGCTGATTTACTCCTCAAAGAGTTTCGTATCAGTAATGCGGCAGATCGGATGGGGTATCAATTGGAAGGTCCGCTTTTACAACTGAAAACAAATAAAGAAATGTTATCCTCCGCTGTTGCATTTGGAACCGTGCAGGTCACTGCTCAGGGAAGTCCGGTGATTTTAATGGCAGATCATCAGACCACTGGTGGTTATCCAAGGATCTTACAGGTGCTCAGCGTTGATCTTGGGAAATTAGCTCAGCTGTCCCCAGGAAAGGTGATTCAATTTGAAATGCTAACCTTAAAGCAGGCACAGAAGCTGTTAACAGCCAGAACCGAAGAAATAAACCAGTTGAAGCAAAGCTTAACTTTTAAATATAAAAACCATGGCTAAAACTTTTAAGGTGGACCTGAATTGTGATATGGGCGAAGGATTTGGTGCCTTTGACATCGGCAATGACGCCGCAATTATGCCCTTTGTTTCCTCAGTAAACATTGCCTGTGGTTTCCATGCAGGAGATCCGGCAGTGATGAAAAGAACAGTTCGGCTGGCCATCCGTCATGGAGTAGCGATTGGTGCTCATCCAGGGCTTCCGGATCTTCAGGGATTTGGCAGAAGAGAGATGGCAATCACTCCCGAGGAAGCTTACGATATGGTGATTTATCAGGTTGGGGCACTCGATGCTTTTGTGAAAACGGAAGGTGGAAAGCTGCATCATGTGAAACCACATGGGGCTTTATATAATATGGCAGCAAAAGATAAAGCGCTCGCGGAAGCCATCGCCATGGCAATTTATAAAATAAATCCAGGTTTGATTTTATATGGGCTTTCGGGTTCAGAGCTGATTCTTGCCGGAGAAAGTGCAGGCCTGAAGGTGGCAAATGAGGTATTCGCAGACCGTACTTATCAGCAGGATGGAAATTTAACTTCCAGAAAACAGCCCAATGCCTTGATTACAGATCATTTATTAGCTGTTGCTCAAGTGATACAGATGGTAAAAGAAGGGACAGTGATTTCTGCACAGGGGACTTTAGTGCCTATCCAGGCCG
It contains:
- a CDS encoding biotin-dependent carboxyltransferase family protein — protein: MGIKVIKAGMLTTIQDLGRIGYRKDGVIESGAMDKDALLMGNLLLGNEETDAGLECTLSGPSLLFENEALIAITGADLSAEIDGASIDRYRPILVPKGAVLSFGEALAGCRAYLTVQGGFDIPQVLGSYSTYLRAGFGGFEGRALKKGDQIAFNQDIPVLPERLNWSLSRSMYTSLIPQVIRVIKGPEFDLFQEKSIADLLLKEFRISNAADRMGYQLEGPLLQLKTNKEMLSSAVAFGTVQVTAQGSPVILMADHQTTGGYPRILQVLSVDLGKLAQLSPGKVIQFEMLTLKQAQKLLTARTEEINQLKQSLTFKYKNHG
- the purL gene encoding phosphoribosylformylglycinamidine synthase — protein: MIFFFETPSAKIYVLQVNRSLTPADISKLSWLFGGAKVKTETSLNGFFVGPRAAMVTPWSTNAVEITQNMDLHGIVRIEEFETVTADASDYDHMLFQKYEGLGQDVFTTNVQPEAILEISDIAAYNKQEGLSLSDEEVNYLNQLAENLGRKLTDSEVFGFSQVNSEHCRHKIFNGRFVIDGEEKPYSLFKMIRHTSEAHPNGIVSAYKDNVAFVKGPVVQQFAPKRADVPDYYQVKDFESVISIKAETHNFPTTVEPFNGAATGAGGEIRDRLAGGQGSLPLAGTAVYMTALSRLEENRPWEAGVDERKWLYQTPMDILIKASNGASDFGNKFGQPLITGSVLTFEHEEEGRRLGYDKVIMLAGGVGYGKADQALKHKPSTGDKIVILGGENYRIGMGGAAVSSADTGALGSSIELNAIQRSNPEMQKRAANTVRGMVESDINPIVSIHDHGAGGHLNCLSELVEETGGLIDLDQLPVGDPTLSAKEIIGNESQERMGLVIGADSIDILHKIADRERSPMYTVGEVTGDHRFTFASKTTGLKPMDLELKDMFGSSPKVVMEDTTIDRKYEPVTYDINQLDTYLEQVLQLEAVASKDWLTNKVDRCVGGKVAKQQCTGPLQLPLNNCGVMALDYQGKDGIATSIGHAPISALIDPAAGSRNAIAESLSNIVWAPLKDGLDSVSLSANWMWACKNEGEDARLYEAVRACSEFAIELGINIPTGKDSLSMKQKYPDGEVIAPGTVIISAGGHCDDITAVVEPVLQKNGGSIYYINLSNDTYKLGGSSFAQIMNKIGHETPDVTDAAQFKNSFNTLQELIKTGKIQAGHDIGSGGLITTLLELCFADRDLGAAIDLSELSNEDLIKVLFAENIGIVFQADPSVEGLLAEAGVAYHKIGIVKSEPVLTVKNATSSHSFDIDHLRDVWFKTSYLLDQKQAGAVKAKERFDNYKNHVLNYTFPLQFDGKKASFDASKPRPKAAVLREKGSNSERELANAMYLAGFDVKDVHMTDLISGRETLEDIQFIGAVGGFSNSDVLGSAKGWAGAFLYNEKARVALENFFKREDTLSVGICNGCQLFVELGLINKDHEEKPKMLHNDSQKHESIFTSLTIQENNSVMLSSLAGSTLGVWVSHGEGKFQLPYAEDQYGIVAKYAYESYPANPNGSDYNTAMMCDKSGRHLVMMPHIERSLFQWHWANYPKGRKDEVTPWMEAFVNARQWLESKSK
- a CDS encoding LamB/YcsF family protein, coding for MAKTFKVDLNCDMGEGFGAFDIGNDAAIMPFVSSVNIACGFHAGDPAVMKRTVRLAIRHGVAIGAHPGLPDLQGFGRREMAITPEEAYDMVIYQVGALDAFVKTEGGKLHHVKPHGALYNMAAKDKALAEAIAMAIYKINPGLILYGLSGSELILAGESAGLKVANEVFADRTYQQDGNLTSRKQPNALITDHLLAVAQVIQMVKEGTVISAQGTLVPIQADTICIHGDGKSALTFAEQLCKEFHKEGLLVNTVPQ
- the pepE gene encoding dipeptidase PepE, with the protein product MKNVLLASTSTLYGAEYLAYLLPELSAFFAGVSEIIFIPFARPGGISHDDYTEKVRQTFAAIGISVRGLHTFPEPETAIAEAEGFFTGGGNTFLLVQQLHNLNLMEVLKQKVESGVPYLGTSAGSNIGGVNMKNTNDMPIVYPSDFTTMGLIPFNINAHYLDPDPTSTHNGETRETRIKEFHVFNDTPVVGLREGSWIRVKGEAITTEGSKNSRIFLTGTVPYELAPGSPLKFS
- the pxpB gene encoding 5-oxoprolinase subunit PxpB; this encodes MEKATFYPLGDSAIVIQFSELISPEIHQKVRAVAAYLDEYAFDGFVEYTPAFTSVTVYYQPWVIDYSAVKPLLEEMLDDLMEEVEILESAAIEIPVVYGGDRGPDLDFVARQHQLSTSEVISIHSEAEYVVYMIGFAPGFPYLGGMSEKISAPRKEKPRAVIPAGSVGIAGLQTGIYPIETPGGWQIIGQTPLQLFEVNRAVPALLKAGDRLRFVAISETEFKKIKRN
- a CDS encoding NRAMP family divalent metal transporter: MALKHSAKFRIRKIKKFFSLLGPGLTTGAADDDPSGIATYSQTGAQFGYGQLWTALYMLPFMTAVQEACARIGLVTGKGIAAVIKEHYSRNVLYAVVGLVVVANTINIGADIGAMAAAAQLLVPVHFVVLTFFFTTTILMLEIFTSYRAYSKILKWLALALLAYPITAFMIDQPWGTVLKATVIPHFEFSFDFLFIITGVFGTTITPYMFFWQASQEVEEQKEKGLIRDGKPRIGWPNIHAMRKDNNVGMIISEFTTWCILLVGATVLHGSGITDVKNAADAAKALEPLVHSFPNSGYLAKLIFSVGIIGLGLLAVPVLSGSAAYAVAEAFDWSASLNLKLKKAHGFYGVIIISTFIGLFINFIGIDPVKALVYTAVINGIAAVPLLYLIVKIAASDEIMGEYKSGWLSKTLLWTTFFIMGAAAVALFFTIWH
- a CDS encoding helix-turn-helix domain-containing protein, with protein sequence MNRLLSVIFISRFGQVLIFLLVNSGDSAIFPYFYQLFTPIYYAAPACFYLYVTTFISGRSHLRKFEWLYFIPVLLAIIHVLPLPVSSVIRWELIANEIDQNKQLFVTERSGLFPGWFYYLGRPFLLLTYLTATWIAILRSKVRIEKMDAGAKKWIFFFLRVATFFQLISFIPLLTLDLEAPLFKASFILINCTVLLMIIIFILHQPKLFYGYLFVAVDLDQEKDSTIDKVSLNDPELPKAIAVPKKTTRLPDQLIGYVDSMKFFMESKRPYLQSDFQIVDLANELNIPVHHCSFVINSSFDKNFRDWINGYRIAFFIRQYPLKSHRMTIEAIAYESGFKSLTTFYNAFKKETGLMPKAFFLQQLVS